In Leisingera sp. NJS204, the following are encoded in one genomic region:
- a CDS encoding TetR/AcrR family transcriptional regulator, with product MPKRGYHHGNLRQALVEAALHLIEAKGPTGFTLSEAAKQAGVTPAAVYRHFKGREDLIAEAGRQGYAMFADLMQHAYDKYQPSALAAFEATGRAYLAFARKHPGHYIAMFESGISVNRTPELADAAARARAILERAAADLSQHIPEDKRPPASMFSAHVLAMSHGVVELYARNSPGAASPFPPEDLLESGIGIYLRGLGLIAPDG from the coding sequence ATGCCTAAACGCGGCTATCATCACGGCAACCTGCGCCAGGCACTGGTCGAAGCAGCCCTGCATCTGATCGAGGCCAAGGGCCCGACCGGGTTCACCCTGTCGGAGGCTGCCAAACAGGCCGGAGTGACCCCTGCCGCCGTCTACCGCCACTTCAAAGGGCGCGAGGATCTGATCGCCGAAGCCGGGCGGCAGGGTTATGCGATGTTTGCTGACCTGATGCAGCACGCCTATGACAAATACCAGCCCTCGGCGCTGGCGGCGTTCGAGGCCACGGGGCGCGCCTATCTCGCCTTTGCCCGCAAACATCCGGGCCATTACATCGCCATGTTCGAAAGCGGCATTTCAGTGAACCGGACGCCGGAACTGGCTGATGCTGCTGCCCGGGCACGGGCGATCCTGGAACGCGCCGCCGCGGACCTCAGCCAGCATATCCCGGAAGACAAACGCCCGCCTGCTTCGATGTTCTCGGCGCATGTGCTGGCGATGAGCCACGGAGTGGTGGAGCTTTATGCACGGAACTCGCCCGGTGCCGCCTCTCCCTTTCCGCCCGAGGACCTGCTGGAAAGCGGTATCGGTATCTACTTGCGCGGACTGGGGCTGATTGCGCCGGACGGTTAG
- the ppk2 gene encoding polyphosphate kinase 2, whose protein sequence is MPLPFDGAISRYYQTGAPEEIRKAIKGADKDGILSPSYPYRERMKRKAYEAELEALQIELVKLQSWVKSSGARIAIVFEGRDAAGKGGTIKRFRENLNPRGARIVALSKPSQAEQSQWYFQRYVQHLPSGGEIVFFDRSWYNRGVVEKVFGFCTDDQRERFFRQVPGFERALAEDGVHLFKFWLNVGQAEQLRRILSRESDPLKQWKLSPIDVKGLEKWDEYSAAISETFSRSHSAEAPWTIIRSDDKRRARLAAMRSVLHAVDYDSKNADAIGELDTGICGGPDIWDA, encoded by the coding sequence ATGCCGCTGCCATTTGACGGGGCCATAAGCCGCTATTACCAGACCGGCGCGCCGGAGGAGATCCGCAAGGCCATCAAAGGCGCGGATAAAGACGGGATCCTCAGCCCCAGCTACCCGTACCGGGAGCGGATGAAGCGCAAGGCCTACGAGGCGGAGCTGGAGGCGCTGCAGATTGAACTGGTCAAGCTGCAGTCCTGGGTCAAATCCAGCGGCGCCCGCATTGCCATTGTGTTCGAAGGCCGGGATGCGGCCGGCAAGGGCGGCACCATCAAGCGCTTTCGCGAAAACCTGAACCCGCGCGGCGCGCGGATCGTGGCGCTGTCCAAACCCTCCCAGGCCGAACAAAGCCAGTGGTATTTCCAGCGTTATGTCCAGCACCTGCCGTCGGGCGGCGAAATCGTGTTCTTTGACCGCAGCTGGTACAATCGCGGCGTGGTGGAAAAGGTGTTTGGCTTTTGCACCGATGATCAGCGCGAACGCTTCTTCCGCCAGGTTCCGGGGTTTGAACGGGCCCTGGCCGAGGATGGCGTGCATCTGTTCAAGTTCTGGCTGAACGTCGGCCAAGCAGAACAGCTGCGCCGGATCCTGTCGCGCGAGTCCGACCCGCTGAAACAATGGAAGCTCAGCCCGATTGACGTGAAGGGGCTGGAGAAATGGGACGAATACAGCGCCGCCATTTCCGAAACCTTTTCGCGCAGCCACAGCGCCGAGGCCCCCTGGACCATCATTCGATCCGATGACAAAAGACGGGCCAGGCTGGCTGCGATGCGCAGCGTTCTGCATGCCGTTGACTATGACAGCAAAAACGCCGATGCGATTGGCGAATTGGACACCGGAATTTGCGGAGGCCCGGATATCTGGGATGCCTAA
- a CDS encoding adenylate/guanylate cyclase domain-containing protein: protein MSIAAINEQLLRAVGVGVAVVRASDLGFVFHNQPFAEWFGTPGPDAALTDAIEELQPQDLGPLCDEGLRYSAELKIKRKRRTLVFAINISQASHLDEALLVVECQNITRIRELESMIDSYSAMVERNTRELEREKERVERLLLNLMPRSVYEEFKTFGVVTPQLYPKVSVVMLDFVNFTDFASRTDPTVTLGELNDIFTAFDRIVEQYGCERIKTIGDAYLAVAGMPDPTPDHATAVAHCATRFLRYLDRRNQSHQHKWQARIGLGTGSAVGSVVGIQKYVYDVFGPAVNLASRLQVFANPMKIVAPDEMKESLSEEFRVTDIGPEDIKGIGEVHLVNVGDELRAPQPSSRF, encoded by the coding sequence ATGAGCATTGCTGCCATCAACGAGCAGCTGCTGCGCGCCGTTGGTGTAGGGGTTGCCGTTGTCCGCGCTTCTGATCTTGGGTTTGTCTTTCACAATCAACCCTTTGCCGAGTGGTTTGGCACACCCGGGCCGGACGCGGCCCTTACGGATGCCATCGAAGAGTTGCAGCCACAGGATCTTGGGCCATTGTGCGACGAAGGGCTGCGCTACTCGGCGGAGCTGAAGATCAAGCGCAAGCGGCGGACGCTGGTTTTCGCCATCAACATCTCGCAAGCCAGCCATCTGGATGAGGCGCTGTTGGTGGTGGAATGCCAGAACATCACCCGCATCCGCGAGCTGGAAAGCATGATCGACAGCTATTCCGCCATGGTGGAGCGCAATACCCGCGAGCTGGAGCGCGAGAAGGAGCGGGTGGAACGGCTGCTGCTGAACCTGATGCCGCGCTCGGTCTACGAGGAGTTCAAGACCTTCGGCGTGGTGACACCGCAGCTTTACCCGAAGGTGTCAGTGGTAATGCTGGATTTTGTCAATTTCACCGACTTCGCCTCCCGCACCGATCCTACGGTGACTTTGGGAGAGCTGAACGATATCTTCACCGCCTTTGACCGCATCGTAGAACAATACGGCTGTGAGCGGATCAAGACCATTGGCGATGCTTATCTGGCGGTGGCCGGGATGCCGGATCCTACCCCGGATCACGCCACCGCCGTGGCCCATTGCGCCACCAGGTTCCTGCGCTATCTGGACCGGCGCAATCAAAGCCATCAGCATAAATGGCAGGCGCGCATCGGGCTGGGCACCGGCTCGGCCGTCGGCTCGGTGGTTGGCATTCAGAAATATGTCTATGACGTCTTCGGCCCGGCGGTGAACCTGGCCTCGCGCCTGCAAGTCTTCGCCAACCCTATGAAAATCGTCGCGCCGGATGAGATGAAGGAATCCCTGTCCGAGGAATTCCGCGTCACCGACATTGGCCCCGAAGATATCAAAGGCATCGGTGAGGTGCATCTTGTCAACGTCGGTGACGAGTTGCGCGCGCCGCAGCCCAGCAGCCGGTTCTAA
- the metA gene encoding homoserine O-acetyltransferase MetA — MPIKMPADLPAYDVLTNEGVMVMSPDQAARQDIRPIRIGLLNLMPKKIQTENQFARLIGATPLQIDLSLIRMTEHQTRNTAAAHMAEFYHSFQEVKHQKFDGLIITGAPIEHLDFPEVTYWDELREVMDWTQTNVHSTFGVCWGGMAMINHFHGVKKHMLDHKAFGCFRHRNLAPASPYLRGFSDDFVIPVSRWTEMKQAEISAAPGLKTLLGSDEVGPCLVEDRAHNALYIFNHFEYDNDTLKQEYDRDVANGTPINVPGNYYPDDDPSQPPQNRWRSHAHLLYGNWINEIYQTTPYEMDQIGR, encoded by the coding sequence ATGCCCGCAGACCTCCCCGCCTATGACGTTCTGACGAACGAAGGCGTGATGGTTATGTCGCCGGACCAGGCGGCGCGTCAGGACATCCGCCCCATCCGCATCGGCCTGCTGAACCTGATGCCCAAGAAAATCCAGACCGAGAACCAGTTTGCCCGGTTGATCGGTGCGACCCCGCTGCAGATCGATCTGAGCCTGATCCGGATGACCGAGCATCAGACCAGGAACACCGCGGCCGCGCATATGGCCGAATTCTATCACTCCTTCCAGGAAGTGAAGCACCAAAAGTTCGACGGGCTGATCATCACCGGCGCCCCGATTGAACACCTCGACTTCCCCGAGGTGACCTATTGGGACGAACTGCGCGAGGTCATGGATTGGACACAGACCAACGTGCATTCCACCTTTGGCGTCTGCTGGGGCGGCATGGCGATGATCAACCATTTCCATGGCGTGAAGAAACACATGCTGGATCACAAGGCGTTCGGCTGCTTCCGGCATCGGAACCTGGCGCCTGCTTCGCCCTATTTGCGCGGGTTTTCGGATGATTTTGTGATTCCGGTCAGCCGCTGGACCGAGATGAAGCAGGCCGAAATCAGTGCGGCACCAGGGTTAAAGACGCTGCTGGGCAGTGACGAGGTCGGCCCCTGCCTGGTTGAGGACAGGGCGCACAACGCGCTCTATATCTTTAACCATTTTGAGTATGACAATGATACGCTGAAGCAGGAATACGACCGAGACGTGGCCAATGGCACGCCGATCAACGTGCCGGGCAACTACTATCCGGACGATGATCCCAGCCAGCCGCCGCAAAACCGCTGGCGCAGCCACGCGCATCTTCTTTATGGCAATTGGATCAATGAGATCTACCAGACTACGCCTTATGAAATGGATCAGATCGGCCGCTAA
- a CDS encoding alpha/beta fold hydrolase, with translation MKWIRSAAKVLIYAGLALAAAAALTNWQAGRREAAAVASYPPLGQTLVAGSHRVHVVEMGRPKGSAPDLVLIHGSSGSTRDMTFRLAPALAEDFRILIFDRPGLGYSDRINGTGATIRQQAGLLRQAAAQMGADRPIVLGQSYGGAVALAWAVDHPDSISALVTVSGVAYPWTTPLDPLYRVTSSRVGSMLAVPLLTAFVPDFAVSRSLQDVFAPQAVPQGYAAHFGPGLSLRRSSLRANARQRANLLQEVTELSPRYGEIPVPLEVLHGTADDLVSPELHAQGLARNVEGARLTLLDGIGHMPQHVATEEVAAAVRRAASRAQLR, from the coding sequence ATGAAATGGATCAGATCGGCCGCTAAGGTGCTGATTTATGCAGGCCTTGCACTGGCGGCTGCTGCTGCGCTGACCAACTGGCAGGCGGGCCGCCGCGAGGCAGCGGCTGTCGCAAGCTACCCGCCATTGGGGCAAACCCTGGTGGCGGGCAGCCACCGGGTGCATGTGGTTGAGATGGGCCGGCCCAAAGGCAGCGCGCCGGATCTGGTGCTGATCCACGGCTCCAGCGGCAGTACGCGCGATATGACCTTCCGGCTGGCACCGGCATTGGCAGAGGACTTCCGTATCCTGATATTCGACCGCCCCGGACTGGGGTATTCGGACCGCATCAATGGCACCGGGGCCACCATCCGCCAGCAGGCCGGCCTGTTGCGCCAGGCCGCGGCGCAAATGGGGGCGGACAGGCCGATTGTGCTGGGCCAAAGCTATGGCGGCGCGGTTGCGCTGGCCTGGGCGGTGGACCACCCGGACAGCATCTCGGCGCTGGTGACAGTGTCCGGCGTCGCCTATCCTTGGACCACGCCGCTGGACCCTCTTTACCGGGTCACCTCCTCGCGTGTTGGCAGTATGCTGGCGGTGCCCTTGCTGACCGCCTTTGTGCCGGATTTTGCTGTGTCCCGCTCCCTGCAGGACGTCTTTGCCCCGCAAGCCGTGCCGCAAGGGTATGCAGCACATTTCGGCCCTGGCCTGTCGCTGCGGCGCTCGTCCCTGCGCGCAAATGCCCGGCAACGGGCAAACCTGCTGCAGGAAGTGACCGAACTGTCGCCGCGCTATGGTGAAATCCCGGTTCCCTTGGAAGTTCTCCACGGCACTGCTGACGATCTGGTCAGCCCGGAGCTTCATGCCCAGGGTCTGGCCCGGAATGTGGAAGGCGCACGTCTGACGCTGCTGGACGGTATCGGCCATATGCCGCAGCATGTGGCCACAGAAGAAGTGGCCGCTGCCGTGCGCCGGGCCGCCTCGCGCGCACAATTGCGTTAA